In one Nicotiana tomentosiformis chromosome 6, ASM39032v3, whole genome shotgun sequence genomic region, the following are encoded:
- the LOC104112278 gene encoding calcium-dependent protein kinase 11 yields MAQAAAKKRPPIASSAKPSPNVLPYQTPRLREHYTLGKKLGQGQFGTTYQCTEKATSLQYACKSIPKRKLLCREDYEDVWREIQIMHHLSEHPNVVRIKGTYEDNLFVHIVMELCKGGELFDRIVQKGHYSERKAAHLMKTIVKVVEACHSLGVMHRDLKPENFLFDSSDEDATLKATDFGLSIFYKPGHYISDVVGSPYYVAPEVLHKYYGPEIDVWSAGVILYILLSGVPPFWAETDNGIFKQILKGKIDFESEPWPHISDSAKDLVKKMLNRDPKARITAHEVLCHPWLVNDMAAPDKPLGSAVLTRLKQFYDMNKLKKMALRVIAERLSEEEIGGLKQLFKMIDTDNSGTITYEELKDGLKRVGSDLVESEIKALMNAADIDNSGTIDYGEFIAATLHLNKMEREENLLAAFSYFDKDGSGYITTDELQQACIDFGLGDVKLDDIIKEIDIDNDGRIDYGEFATMMKKGNTGFAARTMRGNLNFNLADAFGANDCDKNQ; encoded by the exons ATGGCACAAGCTGCAGCAAAGAAGAGACCTCCTATAGCTTCATCAGCAAAGCCATCTCCTAATGTCCTCCCTTACCAAACACCAAGATTAAGAGAACATTACACTCTTGGCAAGAAACTAGGCCAAGGCCAATTTGGTACAACTTATCAATGCACAGAAAAGGCAACTAGCCTTCAATATGCATGCAAATCAATCCCAAAAAGGAAACTTTTATGCAGGGAAGATTATGAAGATGTTTGGAGAGAAATTCAAATAATGCATCATTTATCTGAGCACCCTAATGTGGTGAGGATCAAAGGGACATACGAGGACAATCTTTTTGTCCATATTGTTATGGAATTATGTAAAGGAGGTGAGCTTTTTGATAGGATTGTTCAAAAAGGTCATTATAGTGAAAGAAAAGCTGCACATTTGATGAAGACAATTGTTAAGGTTGTTGAGGCTTGTCATTCTCTTGGTGTTATGCATAGAGATCTTAAGCCTGAGAATTTCCTCTTTGATAGTTCTGATGAAGATGCTACCCTTAAGGCTACCGATTTCGGGTTGTCCATTTTCTATAAGCCTG GGCATTATATATCTGATGTTGTTGGAAGTCCTTATTATGTTGCTCCTGAAGTGTTGCATAAATATTATGGACCTGAGATAGATGTATGGAGTGCTGGTGTCATCTTATACATCTTATTATCTGGGGTTCCTCCTTTTTGGGCTG AGACAGACAATGGTATCTTCAAGCAGATTTTGAAAGGAAAGATAGACTTTGAATCTGAACCTTGGCCTCATATATCTGATAGTGCAAAAGACTTGGTTAAAAAGATGCTCAACAGAGATCCTAAAGCGCGAATAACTGCACATGAGGTCCTAT GTCATCCGTGGCTTGTGAATGATATGGCTGCTCCAGACAAACCTTTGGGATCTGCAGTTTTGACTCGCCTAAAGCAGTTTTATGACATGAACAAACTCAAGAAAATGGCTTTACGA GTCATAGCAGAAAGGCTTTCTGAGGAAGAAATAGGAGGCTTAAAGCAGTTATTCAAAATGATTGACACAGATAACAGCGGGACAATCACATATGAGGAACTGAAAGACGGCTTGAAAAGAGTAGGATCTGACCTTGTGGAGTCTGAAATCAAGGCCTTGATGAACGCG GCTGACATTGACAACAGTGGCACAATTGACTACGGTGAATTCATTGCCGCGACACTGCATTTGAATAAGATGGAGAGAGAGGAGAATCTGCTTGCTGCATTCTCCTACTTTGACAAAGACGGCAGTGGTTATATTACCACTGATGAGCTTCAACAGGCTTGCATAGATTTTGGCCTGGGTGATGTTAAATTGGATGACATAATTAAAGAGATTGACATAGATAAT GATGGACGTATAGATTATGGAGAATTTGCGACAATGATGAAGAAGGGAAATACAGGATTTGCAGCCAGAACTATGAGAGGCAATTTGAATTTTAACTTGGCAGATGCTTTTGGAGCAAATGACTGTGACAAAAATCAATAG
- the LOC104112279 gene encoding subtilisin-like protease SBT3.9 gives MQKDQILSSILLLSLLIAAIVTMADSQPSIEAKVHIVYTEKPEDLEPEDYHIKTLASVLGSEEAAKEALIYSYKHAASGFSAKLTAEQVSELSKQPGVLQIVPSQTVQLHTGRV, from the exons ATGCAGAAAGATCAAATACTTTCTTCAATTCTATTGCTTTCCTTGTTGATTGCAGCCATCGTAACAATGGCAGATTCACAGCCCTCCATTGAAGCCAAAGTTCATATAGTGTACACTGAGAAACCTGAAGATCTAGAACCTGAGGACTATCATATCAAAACCCTAGCTTCTGTTCTTGGCAG TGAGGAGGCTGCAAAAGAGGCGTTGATATACAGTTACAAGCATGCAGCAAGTGGATTCTCAGCAAAGCTGACTGCTGAGCAGGTTTCTGAGCTCTCAA AGCAACCTGGAGTGCTACAAATTGTTCCAAGCCAAACAGTTCAGTTACACACCGGCCGTGTGTGA